Within the Xiphophorus couchianus chromosome 17, X_couchianus-1.0, whole genome shotgun sequence genome, the region tgcAGGCATATATGCTGAATTTCTAATAATgatccattttttatttgaatataggtttttaagaaaatcttcGACTGTGGGGTTAAATGTTAAAGAATcaaggttttaaaatataatggCGCCATCTAGTGACGAAATATGTCAATTCAATATAAAATCtctaaattttcttttgtgGGTTAGTGTTGAGTAAGTCTTAACACGCACGTTGCTTAATCACATCATTTATCCCGGGttagtaaaaacacaaacagtaaaaCGCTGATTGTACTATCTACATGTTTCTTTGAAGACTATCATagataaatgttgttttaattaacTCTAATTTTATTCCAtacaaaaatctgcttttatagATATTCCTTTTAAATGAATATATCTGACATCATAcgtcacaaaataaataaataaaaatcaagtgaTATACGTTTTGGCGTGAGCAGGTGCGTTCAATGTTATTCTAAAAGTAGggattaaaatgcaaaacatggatgtatatgaataaaaaaagcattttcaatatgttgtcattttttattcagcttATTTCTCTGTGCgataaagaaaatcagaaaaacgtTTAATTTTACACGTCATTTCTAAAAAGAACtctttttgattaaattaaagctttcatatttcagttttctaatATCAGAGCTTACAAGAAGTCCTGGAATGCAGCACGGCCCCCTGCTGTCCAGTAGAGGTAATGCAGCCACGGCTCCGCGCTGGGACTGGTCGTTTCGCAGCCATTTTCTGTCCAACCAAACAGCCGCCTCAGGAAGGTAACCAACCAGGGCTTCATTGCAGGTTTGTGCCGGGCTCCGGCCAATGATTGCTAACCGATTGCTTGTTAGCTCGAATGGAAATGTCCGTCACTGAAtgattttttcatttgttgtctGAGTGAATGAATGCTGCTTATCAGGAACCCTGTGCTTGGCGAAACTTAAACAATAAGCGTTAAACATTCCGGCCTGGTTACGTCTTTCTCTGCTGTGCGTGACAAAGAGCAGGCCGACGCAGACACGGGTTCCAGTGGCTTTGCAATAAGAACTTCCGCGAGGAACATTATGTACCTGAGTAATTTACCTTCAAAAGGTAATATTCCATTGGACAGTCGCTTTTTAATTTGGTAAAATCGTTTTCTTTTTGGAGACAGTCCCATCAACAAAGCTAGGTCAGGCGTTTTGGCCTGTCGGGAGCTAACATTAGCAGGCTAACAGCTGCTAGCTAGcacacaaaacaacacattattGCTTTTAAGTATACACATATAGCTGGCACGTACCTACAATTTTCCACGTAAAATACAACGCTACGTACTGTAGGGAGCTCACTGTATCGTGTTTTCATTAACTAGAATAAAAAACCGGGGAGGAGGATAGGTTGGGAATTTTCCAAGTCAATAGTAAATGTTTCGAGCGCAATATTGCTAGCGTGGTTCGTTAATTGTAATTCCATGTTGGTTACATGCTTAACAGGCAAAATCAATCACCGAATGAACAGGCAGGTCGAGGGTTCAAAGCTAGTCATGGCGTTGTTGAGCTTTGACAAGATACTGAAACAGCAACTCAGTTTGTCCGATAGAAAACACACTAAATAGTTCAGAGGAAGATGAACGTAGTGATGTGACAATGCTCctccaaaaagaaaatgattttccttttactttatCTTGTCACACTTACTTATTCCAGATCATTCCGCTAATTTTATAACCTGAATAAATTCAACATATTCGGGTGGGGAACGTTTTTCAGAAATTTGTCCCTAACTCTTACCTCCTGATGAGACATTTTCTCTGATAAGTCAGCATTTGGATGATCAGATCAAGATTATTTTGAGGTCATGCAAAACTGTTCTTTATGTGATATTTTTGTCCAGTCTTTCTCTTACTGTTGAATCATGAACAGTGAGGGCTGCAGCGCTGTGTGGTGCTCAGGGTTGTCTGATGTTCCTTTTGGAGAAAAAGCCGCAGCGCCGCTCCACAGAACATTCAGAACTGCTCACTGAAAAGCTCAGGActggagctgcagctcctccaggtgCCACGTTGGAACCTCTGCTGGCCCTGATTGAATTAAAACGTTTATCACGACGCTGATTCCAGCATGGCTGTAGAGGTGTGTGACTTGAGACCgtttaaagtgtgtgtgtatgtttttttttgttgttttttttcagatggaCGGAGACAGCTCAACCACAGACGCCTCTCAGCTGGGCATGACTGGAGAATACATGGCTTCCAGTCATTATGTTCTCCACCCCCAGGATGGTAAGGAGGCACAAAGCTTTCCCTCAGCCCTGGGCTCATGAACAGCTAATAGATTTAGTCTAATTGTtctttgcagatgatggagaAGAGAACATGAATGACCACGAAGACGGCGGAACCAAGGAGAACTACAGGGAGCAGGACATCTACCTCCCTATCGCTAATGTGGCTCGCATCATGAAGAACGCCGTTCCACAGACTGGGAAGGTTGGtcagggaggagaggagaagaagaaacgaTCCcaattaattcagtttatttctgctGTGCCATTTCACAACACGTGATAAATCAGcccagatttttttcattttgggagatcagaTACAAGTGAAACCGATCTTATCTCATCTTTCTCCCCAAagatctgaaaatcagccactgtgcccttctgctctgctgtggaAGGATCAGCCCACTGGGTCACATCTGCACCTGAGCGGTTAACAAAAGTCTTCCCACTGATGCTAACCTAGCAACTTCGTAGCTATATTTAGCAATTTTTCTAACAAAGAAATCTGAATCTGCAAAGAttgtccagaaaactgcagtcggtGGACTCCTACACGTCGCCTCAATGCACTTTACACAGTCATTTCTATCCAATAATACATATATCCCAACTactcctagttatcaaacagtgcattaagttcagtttattactCTGATTAGCTTAAAGAGTTTTctgtctaaggaaacccagcagattgcatctaGTCGTTGATTCTCctggaccagcagggggcgacagacAGTCCTTGTGATGTTTACTGTCCAGAAATCCTGGTTCCATTGGCAGAGCTGCACTGATTGCAATTCCCTGGCCCAACACCGATCTATTAATAGCCTAATCTGCTggtacagattttatttttgtctgagaagttgctaaatgtagcaacaaagtttttaatttttcaacagACGTGAGcggagcagaagaggacagtgacTGATTTTAAGACTTGTGGAGTAAGATAAGATGGATTTCTCATgtacaaaatgttaatgttaaaaatataaaaacctgaTTGTCAAATACAATGAGAATGCTTTTGAAGTAAACAAAAGCAGGAATCAGTTCAGTCAGAGGTGCaactttaaagagaaaaattcCCTAATTAACAATTCAGTCAAAAATCAGAAGATTTCTGTCTAGATATTTTCCACTGAcgtcagaaatgttcttcagatcAGTCCAGTTTCTAATGAACAGGAGACACTAAAGCTCTGAGCCTCTGTTCCTCTTCCAACCCACAGATCGCTAAAGACGCCAAAGAGTGTGTGCAGGAGTGTGTGAGCGagttcatcagcttcatcacgTCGGAAGCCAGCGAGCGCTGCCACCAGGAGAAGAGGAAGACCATCAACGGGGAGGACATCTTGTTCGCCATGTCCACGCTGGGCTTCGACATGTACGTCGACCCCCTCAAGCTCTACCTGCAGAAGTTCAGAGAGGTGAGGCCGCGTTCGCAGCGCCGCCGTGGTAACGCCTCACTGCTGCCGTAGTAACACGGATTGCTTTTTTCCCCAGGCGATGAAGGGGGAGAAGGGGATGCCAGGGGTGGCAGTTGGAGAAAGTCTGGGTGAGGATTTGACAGACGACGGCTTCGGTAAGAGAATCGCTGCCCTCTGGGTGACCAGCAGCTAGAGCAGGACATTTATCATATCAGTTATCTTTTATCGTAAAAGGATAAGGCTTTTGATTCATTGATGTTGTCATGATAAGTTTCAGTTGttgatgacaaaaaacaaaactgacagatTTTTTACCGTTTTCTCCTCTATTTGTTCCATCaatatattttagtaaattcaaaaatctgaataaatgtagttactgtgtgcagcttaTTGACAGAAAGCTCAGTTTTTTAAGTAAGTGGCGTCCTGATGAAGCCTGTTTCAAAtgagaatgtttttgtttgtggcaCTATGCAGCCATACATTCAgctaaaaaataagtaatgacttggttttttaaatcagtgctGCAAAACATGACGATCTAAGTCTGTTTCACCCACTCCTACCAACACCTGAGATTTTCCAGTTCACGCTCCTGTTTTCTCtgacttttcctctttctcctcaGCCAATCCGCTTCCAGCTGGGATTATCACAGCAGATGGTCAGCAGCAGAACGTCATGGTCTACACCACCACCGCATATCCACAGGTACAACCCCCAGTTGTCATTTGAAATCATTTGCTATGTGGGGTAGATTGATtcatttcacacatttattgCTGTAGATTTAGAGGTAATGAAAACCCAAGATTCAGTTTCCGCCACagttcttccttccactcaacttcccACTAATATTAAATTAAGGGTTTTTATCTATATGACAATGAAGTCCAGTTGATTCACTCATTGAGTTCACAATGGTGAATATATAGTGGTGAATacacatacattaaaaaaatgaaaagcctTTAAGTGAATGTGATGTAGTGTAGGTTCATAATTTTatagcaacaaacaaaacaaaaaaataatgattgtGAATAAGACATAACTCTTTCAGTGCAGTACCTGTGTGTGTACAAACCAAACAGAGTTAGGTCTGATCCTTGAGGAGCAGCTGAGTGGATTAAACAGTGTTCCCATCGTTCCCATCTGTTTCAGATTCCCACCGTACAGCAGATCCAGTTTTCATGACGAGCGCCAACACCAGGCCCTCctgccgggcttttacccaggGCTCACGCTCAcctgatgacctctgacccttcCGCTGGGAAAGGCCATCCAATCGGCTGGAAGGGAAGCATCTGGAAAAGCCCTCATGTACAGAGAAATCACTACCTGTTTCGTAGAGTGTGTAGTTTCTAGTTGTCAGGTACCAAACGTTTGGAGAACTTCCAAGTCCGCTGGGAGATGCAaggctttattttaaaaactagtcCTCTTACATGGTTTAGTGTTGGATTATGTTCGTGCTTGTGTATCAATGTGTTTTGCCTTTAAGCGTTTTTTGATGCGTTTCGGTTCAGGGGGAGGGTTCAGAGAGGGTCTGTGAAGGGAGGGGTTTCTGTCCAGGCTGGTTTTTGAACACCTGCGTTCAGAAGGAGCCACGTTGTTACCTTCACATTAGATCAAGCAGCTCTTTTTGTAAGTGAACACATGTGCTTTAATGTTATGGAAACCTTTTGAATAAAAATTCAGAAGTGATCTTTGAAGCGTCTGTTCTTTAACTTCTGTCGTTTACCTTGGAAAATTAGGGTATCTAAACATTGTCTTTGAatgtttagtggaaggaaaaagtgtgcaCAGCTGACCTAACATTTTCATTCTCCCAATCTGGAGAATGAAGgccttttattttactgtttgtttttaacagtaaTATGAGAGAGAGACCTTATGCTGGTCTCTCTCAGGCTGtaaattctgaataaaatttaCTGAAACGTGTGGCTgtgtcataaaaaaacaagaagcagcTCAATGGGGAGGAATATTTAGCTTCCACCAAAtgcttctgattggttcattTAACAACTACAGAACAAGATGAGCATATGAATGGAAGGATTCAGTCACcataaatgatttaattttacatatttgatgaAATTAAGCATTTAGGATTGGGCAATAAGTCATTTTAAcaatcaaatttttgttttttaagattttgttttaggaaaatctggattttcttttcctcactgATGCATCTCATGGTTTCCATGGTTTCCAGGGCCTACCATCTTGTTTGGCAagtgtgttttacagcttctattcaCTGAGGTCAACTCACAAAAGGAtgactggggaaaaaaaggccaattttcaaaaatattttatgtcacttgtatttgtttctttcagccagaaaaaatgttttaaatcagaaattgaATTTGGTGTGAAAAAATCAGCGATGTCATTTTCTAAGCCATATCAACCCAGCCCTAGCATAACGTTCCTAAAAATTCCTAaaaggtgttgtttttttttactttataattaaatagctcgcaaaaaaaacaacaacatcattaCTCCTGTACAGAAGTCTGAAAGTGTTTTGCAGTCTAACAGCAGGTTCACCCTGGGTTGTCCGCCAGGCTGAAGAGAGAGATGACTGCAGAACAGAGTGAGGAGGTCAACATGGTCCAGCCGTACTCCACTGGGACAAAGCATTCACTCCACGATCCATAAAAGTTTCaaagtttcagatcatcaaacacattttgaaatcaaaacaaaaataaacttttaattacaTAGATTGATACAAACAGACTGATGTCTACAAGCCTTTGATTATGACGATTTTCCGCTAGCAGCTAATAACATATTCAAGGTTCAAATGTTACATCTGACCaataaagaacatttcaaaagcaGACGTGGGCTTAATGTAAAGCATGTTTAACacctactttattttgaaattatactTTTAATCCAACATGATTCTCATAAATATGGCAACAGGCCCATtcaattaattgaaattaatttcaggaactttatcaccAAGTGATAAAGTCTTCTGTTTGGATACAAAAAGTCTTGTAATGTTTCTGTAACTCTGAAAACCTGCTGTTGGATCAACATGCTCTGATTAAAACACCTTCATctaattctttatttctcatGTAAATGTCTTAAAAGTATGTGAAAGTGAATTGTGGGAATATTAAGAGCAAAATAATCTGTTAGAAGAGTTTCAGTCAGATTTGAAAGCTGATTATAGAACTGAAGGAACACTGGTGAAAATCATGAATAAttctcagaaaatgtaaataaatgtaataaattagaatatatgtTCCAATAaggctcatttgtcagaataaaaccttttgagaataataacctttaagcaggtattgaATATACTTTTCATCAAatccacatttctgtttctgattttaaatgtcatgttttcatgagCTGTAGCAGAAATAGAGGCTTTCAGGATTCCATCCGTGTCTAAATGATCtatcaaatgtttttccacTTACTGATTaagttcattaaaataaataaactttctcattttaatttattcaatgtGTACAGGAGATCAACATCTGTATCTCCTCACATATCTCCTGTCTTTGGTCCTGTTGTCATTCTTGAGACGATAAATTCCTTCTGATATATTCTACATATAAAATGTCAGGTTTCCTGTGGGTGGTCCCACTTCCAGCATTCCAGTTATGGAAGCAACTTCTGTAAAGCCCCATCAGGGCCCCGTCAGGCCTCCATCAGGCCCCTGATAGACCCTGTTAGGCCTCCGTCAGGCCCCCGCCCCACCAGGCTCATTTCCTCCTATAGAAGCTCAGGGATCGGCCCTTAGACTTTTCCCCAGGAAGCTCCTGTTGGCTGTTTCCTGAGCCTCTCCCACTCTGTGAATAAACAGCACACTGTCTGCCAGCCGACTTTCACATGCCTACAGAGACGTTCATTCAggtagaaacacacacatacacacgcacacacacattcattaaCCCAAGAACATCTAtcaccttaaaaaaaattgattcaCACACAGAACTTGACCGCCTCCCTTTCCTTTTTCTCCCTTCCTCATTTgtctcctcatcctcatcctctgaCCTCACCCTCCACCTCTACCTTTGTCATAGTGAGactataaataagaaaaacaaaacaggttaAATATACTGGATGCCACAGAGCACAACTCAACATGACCTTTTTCTATAATGCCACATACTGGAATATATTCCCACATTTAAATCATGAAAATATTTAGACGTTACAGCATCAGTTACAGGATCGTTGTTTCTATAAAGGACCTACGACTCAAGCAAGTTTTATGAATTACAGTCACACGGTTCCTCACATCTAATCGTCTCTACCTGATGGACTACCCATCGTATCACATGaccactttttaaaagtattcatacatcTGAacgtttccacattttgccatgttataGCCACACGCTTCATTGTAATTTAAGGGATTtgatgtgacagaccaacacaaagcagagcatGACTGTcagatggaaggaaaatgatgcatccTTTCTATAATCCTTGACAGATAATAATGTGAAAGGTTGTTTGTATTCAACCTGGCCATCGTCTCCCTACACAGGTCTGCTCAATTCTCATCTCTCTTCATGGCGATTTCTGACATTGACCTTGATTTCTCCAGTTGAATTTCAActgggccaatcagtgaacagaaggagaagttgagAATGATGTCATCGGTTAACAGTTCACTAAAGGAGTCTCAGCCGTATTGCAAAGGAGAACAGACAGAAGTttgaagaagtttgtttttcataaaaatgaaaaccatgaATTATTATGTTGCTTcttgacaaatatttattacttGCAGCATACAATGAAGTGATTACTTTAGATAACAAATACATGTTTAACAATAAATAGTCATAGAACTGCTTACATTTCTACATTATTTTCTCGTCATGAATGAAGGCATTCAACCTTTGAAATGCAAGGAAGTGATTCCTGTGTTGCCGTTCTCTGGTACTGAGGAGATTACCAATAAATCGGATTCAAATATACGATAAAAAGTTCAGTGAGGTCAGAATGCTGTTAGATCATCAAATAAAATGAGCAGAGAAACTATTAAAGTGACTCAGTTAGCAGTGCAGAATGCTTACAATGAGGCGGTGTATGGGTGGAGCAGCTGTGAATACCAGCACCGTTTCCCCAACAGAACATAGCAGTGCTGTGAGGTCATCAATGTAGGATTGGATTTTCATTTATGTCATTCCCCAAATATAGTCACTTTGTCCAGAATAACATTTTATACTGACAGTGGTGTGTCAAAGTTAGCATACATCTAAAGTGTTGTATTCAGCCACATTTACTATAATACCCTGAAATAAAACCCAGACCAGAGATTAATTCTACATCCTGTCCACTATCCAGTATCAGAAACAGCCTCTTTaacactgaaaagaaaacaggaagcgTATTTAAATGGATACACGACTCTTCAGAAACTGACTGGTTTCTTGAGacttaaaaatctgaatgctgCCTCAGAGGATCAGGATTTTACAGAGCCCTCTAGGAGACAcggggactttttttttcttttgccttccCTCGCAATAATGTACTGATTAGTTAATGAGGCATAactgaatactgtaagcctttcttacggtggccaCCATCTTTCTACTGTTATATAAGGTTTTcatgaggtttttccatgtatcTTAATATCTTGTTATgcaatatctgaagttttatatcttttatttcaggatagaaatgcaccacaaacctgTACCCTATGATATTCTGTTTAGATCATaggatataaacagaaacattccgtaagaaagaaagaaataaaaaatacatccaaactatttggactatttcagAGTTACATGTTGTacatgttgcttattttgtcaatttaaggttttcaattaaaatgcaattaattatttatctcaattaaatgttttaaatgagtcccaccattattttaaattgatttgagtcaattatgttaaaaaaaatctgctaattGCAATTATCCAGCACTCTCTGTCCAAAAATCTTCATCAGAAAATACTCTCTCCCATGCTGGGCCAATGAATGGGGTTATATTTCTATATTGATCATTTGTTGTTACCATGGTAAATGCTGTGGAAACAGAAAACTTCTCTGGACCCTGGAAAAAGGTCCCTCTATCTTGTAAAAGCCATTACAGAACTTCTTGGTCGCCACTCTACGAAGCGGTCATTTGATCTGTGTTTGGGCAGAGGTCACTGACTGAAGTCGTGTGTGAGGTGGAAATCCTTATTCCTCACCAAATACATGAAACAGTTCAGCATGAGTTTAAAGCTGAGTTTGGAATGGAAATGTGGAGATGTTCTTTCCACTGAAGGCAGAGCCGTACTGGTGGAGGGTTACAGTCCGCCGTGTCAGACGGCGATGGATCCTCTCTGTCAGCCAGCCTGACCTCTGCTGTCACTCATTCCTCTGGTCCTCCAAGGACTGATACCTTCCTGTCATTCCTCATGTCTGGGAAATGtctcctccacacacacacacacacacacacacacacacacacacacacacacgcacacacacacacacgcacacacacacacacacatacacacccccccccacacacacacactgtcctTCATCCTCTCACTCCTTTCTTGACTTATCCTACATcacctccttccttccttcagtCTCTGTCTCTGTGAGGGTCCATGGACGAATCCTGAAAACATCATCTGGATGGATCCGACCCAGCCCCCTTAAAGTTTGTTGGAGTGACGTGTGCATGCCTGGTTCAGGCCGCAGCTCCGCCTGGTACCAGGCTGCTGATAACAAGGTGTGGAGTGTTCTGTGTCCTATCATATCATTGCTCTCATGTCATGGCGTCTCCCACACGGGACATGTGATGCAGAACAGAGAGGCAAAAACAAGAGAAGCTCTCGTTGATGAAAGATGAGCAGTTCACACGTCAAACcaagaaaaactgtaaacaacCCAAGTTTCACTGATGGGATACGCAAAACCTGGCAAATAGTCACAACCTTTAGGTTGTTTTaccatttgaaagaaatctCATTACATTTCATTGAGGTTTTATAAGACTGCATCAGTATCAAGTAGGACGATCATACacttcaaaactaaactaaagtaaataatctgaaaagtgcagaCTGCAGATCACACTTAGTTTTagagtagtaggagaaagaATAGGAGTGAGGAACAGATTGTCTAAACCGATAGCAGCATGACCACAGAAATAGCTGAGGATAACCTGAGCCAGTCTGACTACAGGCTTTATCGTGTTTCAGTCTTGTCTTTAAAGCAGGCAGAGTGACTATCATGGACTAAAACTGGGAGCTGATAGCTGAACGCCACAGTCTGCTCCAGGGCAGCTGGTGCTATCATCCATTATGACGGAGCTAACTATTGAAGGTCTTCACTTTTAACTCTACAGTATGATGGAGTTATCATGTTAAAAAGTTTAAGGCAGCAACAACAAAGAGAAGTTAAATTGGTGAGATGTGATTTCTGGTATTGACTGGATCTGAGTTCTCGCTGCAGGATCTGGAACCTGAAGGTTTATGGGATACATTGAACTTCCTGATACTGAAGAACAACAACCTCAACAAATCAAGAGGACTGGTCCTACTGCATCGCTCTGGGACAGTATAGTTCTAACTGTGGTAACACTGTGAAGGTGAACAAAGGAAATCTCTTTAAGATGTTTAAATGACACCGACCTCCTGCACAATTGCTGGAGTCCATGTAACACCATCTAGATTCAGCAGTTTGCTACTCAGGGATTCTGGTCTAAAGTTGGCAACATTGTtttgaatttctgaatttgaaagcAGAAATGTTGAAGTCTTCTGGGTTTTTATGTATTGAAGACATTCCTGTAATATCATAAACTGATTGGATTCACCAGGTTTTACTAATAAATACAGCTGAATATCATCAGCATAACAAATGATAATTTTACAGTGTAGAAGCAGATATATAGGAAATACTGTAGTATTGGActaggcaaggcaaggcaaggcaactttatttatatagcacctttcagccaaagacaattcaaagtgcttgtacaaagaagttaaaaacaacatacaacagaataaaaataaacaaaataaacattacaaatttgaatatagttaaaaataaataaataaaaatttaagaaTAGGCAACGTCAAATAAGAaggtttttaaccttgttttaaataaactcaaggtAGGGGCAGTCTTACAGTGAGCAGGAAGCTTATTCCAGAGtgttggagcataaaaactaaaagctgcttcaaCGTGTTTAGTTCTGACTCTTGGAATGGTTAGAAGGTTTGATTCTGATGATCTTAAAGGTCTGAGTGGTACATATGGTTGAAGACTAAGCACTAAACCCTGTGGTACTCCATTAGTAACCCAGATGAGTGACTTCATCAcacaagttttctgttttgttttgtttttttaacatattttgaaCTCCAGCAATGGGAATAAACGTCCAGAATGTGAGTGTTCACTAAATCACAAGGAGGATTAGTTCCTTATCTCCTTAGAATGTGTTTCCCAAAATGTCAGCAACCTCTGATAGTTGGTGGGTGACGCAGTGAGGAGCGCTGGAGTGGGAGGTTTAATCATGGTGAAGAGGAGGGGATGAAGAGACGGGTACGCTATGTGCCATGCAGAGAAAGGAGAGAGG harbors:
- the nfyba gene encoding nuclear transcription factor Y, beta a produces the protein MDGDSSTTDASQLGMTGEYMASSHYVLHPQDDDGEENMNDHEDGGTKENYREQDIYLPIANVARIMKNAVPQTGKIAKDAKECVQECVSEFISFITSEASERCHQEKRKTINGEDILFAMSTLGFDMYVDPLKLYLQKFREAMKGEKGMPGVAVGESLGEDLTDDGFANPLPAGIITADGQQQNVMVYTTTAYPQIPTVQQIQFS